The uncultured Methanoregula sp. genomic sequence GGAACCGGGTTGCGCTCGACCATCAGATCAATGCGGTGACGGAGTTCCTCTATGACTGCCTCCTGCTTATCGCCCGCTCCGGCCGGGGTACTGACAGCCGGAACACCGATGGACGCCACGGGCTGTTGATCGTTTTTCATGCGGGAAAGGACAGTATTCACGGCCGCGATCAGGGTGGCATATTCCGCCCCGAATCTCGTTGCTTCGAGCAGATCGGCAGGTTTCCCGGCAACGGCAAGCGAGAGTGCAGATGCAATCTCATCATTGAGCTGTTTCACGTGTGCTGCAATCTCATCAGTATGGCTTTGTGCTGCCGGGGCGCCAGCCCCGGTGAATAATGCTTTTCTTCCCGGTCGTTCTGTCATGGACATTCCTCGTTTTGCTTCGCTGCTGGTCCCGGTATTATCACAATTCTCGCCTCAATGGCTCAATTCTGCAGCGTCTTTTAGGACTTTCTGCATGTCGATCCATATGATCAGGTTCTTCTCCTTGGCGTTATCATTCTGGCTGTCATCAACTTTGACTTTGATGATGCCTTTCACAAATGAGGAGAAATCCGATGCGAAACCTTCCCCGATGTGATCGATATCGCTCTCGAGAACCTGCAGTACGCTGCTCACGTCATCAACAATTATCCCGACATTGCTTCCGCCCGCAGCTTCCGGGACAAGGACAATAATCTTCTGGTTGTCCCGGATCTGCTGGTTGGCAAGGCCAAGGAGCGTGTTCAGGTTCATGATATTGGTGATCTCTCCGCGAAGATTGATCACGCCCGAGATAAACGGCGGGGCACGGGGAATCGGGGTGATCTGCATCATCTCGACAATCTCCCGCACGAGCTGGATATCGAGGGCATAGCGTTCGCCCCCCAGCTCAAATTCTACTACATCAATAGTCGATGCCATAGGTCACTTCAGTTTGAATTGTTCCATCATCTTCTTCAAGCGTTCTGCCATCTCTGCAAGTTCGGCCGATGCACTGGCGATCTCCTCGGTGGATGCGCTGGTTTCCTCGGCAAGGGCTGCCATGTCTTCCATCCGCTCCTGGTTCTCGCGGGTGATGGCACTGGATTTCTCCATACCGGACATAACACGGGTGGTAGCCTGGGCCTGGTCTTCGGTAGCCTTGGTGATCTCGGTGACACCGTTTGCCACGATGTTGGATTCGGCGGTGATCCGGTTGAGAGCTTCGATCGTCTTGTTCACGCTCTCGATGCCGGCCTGGATCTCGTTATAGGAACTCTTGATAGCCGCCGAGGTCTTGTTGCTGTTATCCTGGATGGAGCTGATGAGTTCCCCGATCTGGTTCGTGGCAGTCTTGGATTCCCCGGCAAGGTTGCGTACTTCCCCGGCCACGACCGCAAAACCCCTGCCATGTTCCCCGGCCCGGGCGGCCTCAATGGCGGCATTGAGGGCAAGGAGGTTGGTCTGGCTCGATATGTCGGCTATCATCTTGACGATGTTGGAGATCTCCTTCATCCGGTCATTGAGCGCAGTGATCTCGGTCACGCTTTCTCCCGCGATCTTCTCCACCATCATCATCTTGCTGGTAGCGATCTTGCCCAGTTCTGCAGCCTGGTTGCCTTCAGTTGCTGCTTTCTGGGCATGGTCCATGAGTGTGTGGGAGGTACTGGCAATCTCTTCAATGGATGCGGAGAGGTCAGAGATTTCCTTGCTCACTTTCTCGGTCTCGTCCAGCTGCTTCTTGGTACCATCTGCGGACTTCTGGGTCTGTATGGCAACCTGCTCGGTCGATTTGGAGATCTCGATCGTACTCTTGCTGGTATCGGCTGTAGTGACCTCAAGCTGCCGGACTGCTTTTTCCAGTTCCCCGATAACATTTTTCACTGAAACTACGGCAGCATTATAATCCTTTTTAAGGATAATGAGCGGGTCGCCATCAGCGATAGGTGCCAGGAAACTCAGGTCGCCCTTTGCTATAAGGGCAAGACCCTGCTGGAGGATTGCGGCACTTGACGACAGTGCATCTGCTTTCTGTTGCGAGTCTTCCATCAGTTTCTTGACTTCGGCCTCTTTCTTGCGCCGGTCCGTGATATCGTTGTAAACCACGAGAAGACTCTCAACATTGCCGGCAGCGTCAAGGAGGGGGATGTAATACCATTCGAGTGTGTACGTTCCTGACGGGAACTCGATAACGGACTCTCCCTGGCTGCGATGCTTGGATTTGATGGTCCCTTCAACCGATTCGCCCTTGTTCTTGATGAACCGGAAATCTTTCATGGAGAGGGTGGAGGCCCGTTCGCGGGAATACCCGGTGAGTTTTAAGAACGCCTGGTTGGAGATCCTGATGTTCAGTTTCGTATCGATGGTGATGAGGGAGAACGGGTTCTCCTGGATGATCCGGTCCACCCGCTGCTCAACCTCTTTGACTGCATCCATCTTCTCCTGGAGTTCCGTGTACTCGACATAGATGAAGAAGGCTGCATCAACCTCGCCATTCTTGTCCAGGAGCGGGATGGAGTAAAGGGTCATGTATTTTTTTATGCCATCCGAAAATTTCACCAGGATCTGCGTGGTGGTGGGTTTTCTTGTTTCGAAACAGGCGTAGTAGTGTTCACCGGAAATGATGTTGATGTCATAATCTGAAAGCTTCTTTTTCATCAGCTCGTCGTGGGTCCCGCGCCAGAGCGTCTCATATTTCTTGTTGATGAATATCCGTGCCCGGCTCTTGGTGAGGATGGTCATCGCCAGCGGGTTGTATTTCATCATGATGTCGGCACGGCTTTTCATCTCCGTGGTCTTCCCGAGCTTCTCAATAATGCGGTTCGCTGCCTGTGCAAGGGATTTCAGTTCAGGGCCGGCAGCGGTTTCATCTACCCTTGCCGAAAAATCTCCTTCACTGGCTTTTTTCAATATGCTCTCAATATCCTTCAGATCCATCTCATCACCTCATCTGTAATGGTTTCGTAAGCATGACCTGCACTGCTGTCCGGAGCAAAATGGGATAATGGAAGCCCCCGTTTCTGGGCTTCGTATACCACCGGGGAGAACGGGACCGTGAACACGAGAGGGAAACGCTGCCTGATCTCAGCAAGCACCTTCTCCAGCCGTTCGTGTTCGGCAGTGCGTTCTTTTTCTGCTTCCAGTTCTGCAGCGGTAGGTTCGGGTTTTTTATAAAAAATATTCCGGATAAGCGATAGCAGATCCTGCTGCCGGGCAGGCTCACTGACTTCGCGGACCGTTTGATTTCCTTCACCCCAGCGGGTAACGATAGCCATATCGGGGCGGATATCTTTTCCAAGATCGTCCCTGATATCGCCAAAGATCGTGCTCATGGTAGTAACCCCGTCCAGGGCAAATGTTCCTGAGTCGAGGGTTACGACAATACGGTCCGCCGCGAATAGCCCGTTGATGAACAGCTGCCCCATACTCGGGGGAGTGTCCACGAGAATAAGATCATAGGAGTCCCTGATCCGGCCAAGGGCCTCCTTTAAAATTCCTGCACGGTTCTCTGCGCGATAAAGATACGGATCTATGCCCACCAGGTCCAGATGGGAGGGGGCCAGATCGATCCCGGAATCGGTTCGTTTGATGATATCGATAATTTTTGTTTCAGGAAAGTCTTCGATCCTGCTCATGAAAACATCGTACATGTTCCGGTCAGAACCCGAAAGACTGATCCCGAGACCCGCCGTGGCATTTGCCTGGGGATCACAATCCACGACCAGCACTTTTTTCCCCTTGCGGGCACAGAACCCGGCAATGTTCAAGCAGGATGTGGTTTTACCGGTGCCGCCTTTATGATGGGAAAAAGTTATGATCGTTATGATATCACCTGATTGAATTTTTATTAATTAACTATATAACTAACTTTGCTTTTGTTATGGCGTAATTATCGGGATAAACAGGGCATTTGATGCAGGAATTGTTATTGTTTTTTTCTCAAAACCAGGAATTTTAACCCGTTTCATGATCCGGTTGTTATTCGATTGAATCTGAGTTATAATATATAAGAATTATCTATGAAAATTCGGAGCGGGGCATTCTCAACGAAAAAACAGGCCAATCCCAGAATTTTTATGGATGGAGAGATTTAGATCTGAATTAATGTCCGCCCGCCATTTTGTATATATCCTGTCCTTTGTCCTCATCGGCATCAGCGTTCTTGCCGTCGGGTGCGTCTCCACAAACGTGGAGGATGTCGGCTACCGGGACGGCAATGTTTCCATTTCCATTACAAGCTCGTCCGGGGCTGCCGATGCCTATATCCAGGTGACAGTGTACAAGGTAAAAGATCTTCGCCAGGAAGAGGTCGCTGTTTTCGGGAAGCCGGTGACACTGGTCCCGGGGGAGAATCTCATTACCATCCCGGGTCAGATGACACCCGGGCAGTATAAACTATGCATATATGTAATCCAGAACAGCGAACGCAGGGCTGCTGTCATCCGGGATATCTGGGTGTGAGACGATGATGCCCGTATCAAAAAGCCTGATCAATGCAGCCAGGGGACTGGCACCTGCAGATTGTGTGTACCGGGGCGCCAGGATCTTCAACCCGTTCACCTGCTTGTGGGATGACGGCGATCTTGCAGTCACGGGTGGCAGAATCCTAGGGATCGGCAATTATACCGGAAAAGAAGAGCGGGATCTTTCCGGCAGGTTTATTGTTCCCGGCCTCATCGATGCCCATGTCCACATCGAGAGCTCGCTCCTTGCCCCGAAAGAGTACGCACGACTTGTTGCATTGCACGGTACGACAACCGTGATCGCAGACCCCCACGAGATTGCCAATGTTGCGGGAGGCCGGGGACTCGGGTTCATGCTGGCTGAACGGGAGGGGGCTCTTGTCGATATACGGTACATGCTCCCATCCTGTGTCCCGGCAACCCCGCTGGATGCCGGGGGTGCAATA encodes the following:
- a CDS encoding PAS domain-containing methyl-accepting chemotaxis protein, with protein sequence MDLKDIESILKKASEGDFSARVDETAAGPELKSLAQAANRIIEKLGKTTEMKSRADIMMKYNPLAMTILTKSRARIFINKKYETLWRGTHDELMKKKLSDYDINIISGEHYYACFETRKPTTTQILVKFSDGIKKYMTLYSIPLLDKNGEVDAAFFIYVEYTELQEKMDAVKEVEQRVDRIIQENPFSLITIDTKLNIRISNQAFLKLTGYSRERASTLSMKDFRFIKNKGESVEGTIKSKHRSQGESVIEFPSGTYTLEWYYIPLLDAAGNVESLLVVYNDITDRRKKEAEVKKLMEDSQQKADALSSSAAILQQGLALIAKGDLSFLAPIADGDPLIILKKDYNAAVVSVKNVIGELEKAVRQLEVTTADTSKSTIEISKSTEQVAIQTQKSADGTKKQLDETEKVSKEISDLSASIEEIASTSHTLMDHAQKAATEGNQAAELGKIATSKMMMVEKIAGESVTEITALNDRMKEISNIVKMIADISSQTNLLALNAAIEAARAGEHGRGFAVVAGEVRNLAGESKTATNQIGELISSIQDNSNKTSAAIKSSYNEIQAGIESVNKTIEALNRITAESNIVANGVTEITKATEDQAQATTRVMSGMEKSSAITRENQERMEDMAALAEETSASTEEIASASAELAEMAERLKKMMEQFKLK
- a CDS encoding chemotaxis protein CheW, with the protein product MASTIDVVEFELGGERYALDIQLVREIVEMMQITPIPRAPPFISGVINLRGEITNIMNLNTLLGLANQQIRDNQKIIVLVPEAAGGSNVGIIVDDVSSVLQVLESDIDHIGEGFASDFSSFVKGIIKVKVDDSQNDNAKEKNLIIWIDMQKVLKDAAELSH
- a CDS encoding AAA family ATPase, giving the protein MKIQSGDIITIITFSHHKGGTGKTTSCLNIAGFCARKGKKVLVVDCDPQANATAGLGISLSGSDRNMYDVFMSRIEDFPETKIIDIIKRTDSGIDLAPSHLDLVGIDPYLYRAENRAGILKEALGRIRDSYDLILVDTPPSMGQLFINGLFAADRIVVTLDSGTFALDGVTTMSTIFGDIRDDLGKDIRPDMAIVTRWGEGNQTVREVSEPARQQDLLSLIRNIFYKKPEPTAAELEAEKERTAEHERLEKVLAEIRQRFPLVFTVPFSPVVYEAQKRGLPLSHFAPDSSAGHAYETITDEVMRWI